A region of Pan troglodytes isolate AG18354 chromosome 23, NHGRI_mPanTro3-v2.0_pri, whole genome shotgun sequence DNA encodes the following proteins:
- the SNU13 gene encoding NHP2-like protein 1 isoform X2 codes for MTEADVNPKAYPLADAHLTKKLLDLVQQSCNYKQLRKGANEATKTLNRGISEFIVMAADAEPLEIILHLPLLCEDKNVPYVFVRSKQALGRACGVSRPVIACSVTIKEGSQLKQQIQSIQQSIERLLV; via the exons ATG ACTGAGGCTGATGTGAATCCGAAGGCCTATCCCCTTGCCGATGCCCACCTCACCAAGAAGCTACTGGACCTCGTTCAGCAGTCATGTAACTATAAGCAGCTTCGGAAAGGAGCCAATGAGG CCACCAAAACCCTCAACAGGGGCATCTCTGAGTTCATCGTGATGGCTGCAGACGCCGAGCCACTGGAGATCATTCTGCACCTCCCACTGCTGTGTGAAGACAAGAATGTGCCCTACGTGTTTGTGCGCTCCAAGCAGGCCCTGGGGAGAGCCTGTGGGGTCTCCAGGCCTGTCATCGCCTGTTCTGTCACCATCAAAGAAGGCTCGCAGCTGAAACAGCAGATCCAGTCCATTCAGCAGTCCATTGAAAGGCTCTTAGTCTAA
- the SNU13 gene encoding NHP2-like protein 1 isoform X1, which yields MTEADVNPKAYPLADAHLTKKLLDLVQQSCNYKQLRKGANEATKTLNRGISEFIVMAADAEPLEIILHLPLLCEDKNVPYVFVRSKQALGRACGVSRPVIACSVTIKEGSQLKQQIQSIQQSIERLLV from the exons ACTGAGGCTGATGTGAATCCGAAGGCCTATCCCCTTGCCGATGCCCACCTCACCAAGAAGCTACTGGACCTCGTTCAGCAGTCATGTAACTATAAGCAGCTTCGGAAAGGAGCCAATGAGG CCACCAAAACCCTCAACAGGGGCATCTCTGAGTTCATCGTGATGGCTGCAGACGCCGAGCCACTGGAGATCATTCTGCACCTCCCACTGCTGTGTGAAGACAAGAATGTGCCCTACGTGTTTGTGCGCTCCAAGCAGGCCCTGGGGAGAGCCTGTGGGGTCTCCAGGCCTGTCATCGCCTGTTCTGTCACCATCAAAGAAGGCTCGCAGCTGAAACAGCAGATCCAGTCCATTCAGCAGTCCATTGAAAGGCTCTTAGTCTAA
- the LOC458869 gene encoding protein LLP homolog — MAKSLRSKWKRKMRAEKRKKNAPKEASRLKSILKLDCDVLMKDVQEIATVVVPKPKHCQEKMQCEVEDEKDDMKMETDIKRNKKTLLDQHGQYPIWTNQRQRKRLTAKREKRKGKSKAKAVKVAKGLAW, encoded by the coding sequence ATGGCTAAAAGCTTACGGAGTAAGTGGAAAAGAAAGATGCGtgctgaaaagagaaaaaagaatgcccCAAAGGAGGCCAGCAGGCTTAAAAGTATTCTCAAACTAGACTGTGATGTTTTAATGAAAGATGTTCAAGAGATAGCAACTGTGGTGGTACCCAAACCCAAACATTGCCAAGAGAAAATGCAATGTGAGGTAGAAGATGAAAAAGATGACATGAAAATGGAGACTGatattaagagaaataaaaagactcTTCTAGACCAGCATGGACAGTACCCAATATGGACGAACCAAAGGCAACGAAAAAGGCTGACGGCAAAGcgagagaaaagaaaggggaaaagcaaagcaaaagcaGTGAAAGTGGCAAAGGGTTTGGCCTGGTAG